GAAACAAAACCGGTggcccctttgtgcacggtttgcaacaacaaggacaaaggtCGCTTTCAAGCTTCTCAATTTGTCCAAGACAACCCCATGAAGCTTCCAAAAGGGTTTTCCTCTATGTTTAAATCATCATTgtcttattagtttactttccttATTTTTAGCATTTGTTTTTCAACTTGTGTAAGAACTTTATGTAAGGCCTTAGGGTCACCTTTTGTACCGGCATTATAGGGTCTTCGGGACTGTTAGATGCTAGGTTAGATGGATGGTGAGGATTGCTTGGCTTGGTCTATAAAGCAAGGCTTTTCCTCATacatttttcagatttgatgaatgaaaaacacaagttagaaaccttgatttctactaatcttctttgcttagtgctggaAAACCCTCTATTGCTTATTGCTTAGAGTTGGGTaatttctttgcttagtgcttgaaatttccccttaggcttaatctagtggcttagtgcttgGATTAAGTCACATCCCAATTTAATCACGCTTGCAACTCTATTTGATTGTAGAGTTCAGGAAAATCCGTGGTTTCGAATAAAGGTCTGTCGAGTGTTCAAATTCGAGTCCCAAAGTTTTTCGTCCAAAATTTTAGTCGTTTTATTCACAACTAAACGGTCAAATCTTTGTCCAATTCGAGTTATATTTAAACAAAATCCGAGTCTTAAGTGTTTCACTTCATCTACATGGGACGAGACTCCCAAAGACCAACGAAATATTTGATCCGACGAGTGACTCTCTTCTTTAATACatataatttggaaaaaaaaatcaaCCCTGAAGTCGAAACCTTAACGCACCTTCACTTTGTTAAAGAACGAATTCATGTACTGGATCCTAATTTAATAAGAGTAAATATTTCTTAATTCGACAGAAAAGATGTTTAACGGGTAATTCATTTTGGTGGGATTTGGAGGTGGAGAATTGTGTTTGATAATGGTGGTTAGGTGGCGGTCGTAAATGTAAAATTGTCGGAAACTTGAAATTGGGTCAATTTGCACGTAATCGAAAACGTTTGGGGGAAATTGCACATATTAAAATGTTTTAGGACTGAAATACATTTAGCCCCAAACGTTTGGGGAAAATTTACTACTTTCCCCTATACGTATACCCGTTAGACATCTTTTCCGTTGGAGCAAATAATTTACGCTGTGTTATATAAATCTATGCTATTGAAAGTATGTTCAGTGGTGTATTTATTGATAATAAGGGCGCTGATGGAGGCCAGTGGAAAGAGAGGAAAGTAGGTATAGGACATCGTAAACCGAATGATAAGTTACAAACCAAAAGAAAGGTCGATCGATAACATGAGGGCTAGAGAAGTAGCAACCACGCTGACACTAATGTCAACATTTTCACAACCATCAGATTTAATGCATTATTCGCCTTCATACGAGGTAGTAGACGTAAACACTAAACACAACACTTGATATGGAGAATTGTATTTGATAATGGTGGTTTTATGGGCGATAGTAGAGGTAAAATTGTCAGAATTTTAAAACTGGGCCGATTTTACACATAACGTTTGGGAACAAATTATACTTACCCCAAACATTTGGGATTAATTTACTACTTTTTGGTGTGCATATATAACATAGATTAAATTATTTATTGGGTAGACAAGGAAATCATCCCAATAGAGATGGGGATACGTATCATACGTTCATACATATATTGATTAGCTAGTCTTGTTATAGatagatatatccgtctataattaaagacggatcaaatagcttgaaagtggtgatatttttggcCTCATTATCGtacttgttgcttgtcctattaggaatgtggtattaTATTTGACCGTCTTTAGTTAGAGATAGATATATGACGtgtataatgagattttgtgtatatTGATATATTATTGGCACCAAAAGAGGGACGTGTAAGTTTGTGAATAATTAGTAAAGTTGGAATCCCATAACGAAAGTGAGTGACAGAAAGCACAGCTCACAGCATTCCAAAGTTACTAAACGCCAGATCTCCtcccaataaaataaaataaaagaaaataaaataaatgctgCCATTTTCATTAATTCCTACTTGTTCCACGTCTTTCTCGCAACCCCTCCCTGCATCCCTCTTCTTTCCCCCcgcaaatgcaaaataaaatacaTTTTCATATAATAACATTTAAGAGAATCATATATAGAGAGAGCAGAAGGAATGGCGGGGAAATCAAATGAAATAATAAAATCAGAAAGCGAGATGAAGATGAAATGGTTATTAGGAATGGGGTATTGGGTACAAGGATTTAGATGTTTTCCATGGTTAGCTGTTAATTTCTTCCTTAAAGATGGGCTTCATGTTGATTCTTCTACTCTTCAAATTCTTCAGAATTCTGCTAATCTTCCCATGGTTGCCAAACCTTTTTACGGTGTCCTTTCCGACTCTCTTTACCTTTTCGGCCAGCATCGTCTTCCTTACATTGCTCTTGGAGGTACCACCGCGTTTTTCTCCTTAATTTTGCTAATTTCATAGCTTCCAATgcttgtaattaattaattaattaatttgtttgctACTCTCCCTACGCCTCACTCATTTGTTTACCGTTTCTTAATATACACACAAGGAAGGAATACCAAAGTTAAGctaatgattgagacggagggagtattttccATGCGTTGAATTTTAACTtgatcaaatcaaatcaaattaaTTACCTTGTCCATTTTACTTTATAATTCACCATGATATTCGATTACTAGTTCAAATATCATCATGGTAGCACACTAGCACTTATGTCGGCAGGACTTGATTAAATGTCCAAAATTCTGACATAGGAGGCGACTTAACAATGGGATGATAATATTTGTGACTTCTACTTTTAACTTAGGGTAGCCGGTGGTGTATTTAGTTGTTGAGATGTTAGTTGAGGGTATATTAGTTTTGGCACTAAACTGGCATCACAAGCAAACTTCTCCATCAGATAAAAGCAGATTTCAATATGTCATATACGTAAACTCTTTACATAATTACATCTACTTTTTGTGGTACCACATTGCCACattacatgttttttttttctctttttatcTGCAATATTGTGTTTTCGGGACTTTTGTTGAGGAGAATTAACGATCTACTCTACTAAATTTGCTTTTTGATATAATCTTTTTTTACAAGTCCTGTATTAATAACCTTTTTCCTGATAACTGATGTTCAATGCCGAAAAACTGAGTATTCTAGACTATTTAAGTTGCTTTTATTTTAATGTTCAAATTTAGAATGTTCTATCTAGTATCGAGGATTATTAGTTCACTATACTGCTATCTCCTATTCTATGTAATTGATCCATTGTGGGTATGCAATTATTGACGGGAATGGTAGGTTGATTAAGTCGACAATAAAATGAAATGGTGTTACTTGATTCAAATTGTGAGTGTCAAAGGACATTTGGCGAAATAATGTTTAGGAAAGGGGCAGTTTTAATGAGACAAAAATGGATGATGGGACATTTGAAAGTACTACGAAGGACTATAGTTCAAAAGCTTTAAAAAGGTCTAGTTTAAATCCATGTTTCTCTGAATTGGCTCCAAGTGTCAAGTGTCGGCCTCGATATGTTACAGAGGATTCGACATGTCCATTGTGTAAAAAATTTCGTAACttttgcatttagatgaaatgttGGAGTGTCCCGTCATGTCATCTCCAAAAGTCAAGTTTTGGACATGCTGCACACAACCAAAGTTAGGTGCCCAAGTACAATTCATAAAACAGAATCTATGCGCTTTCTCATGGGAATTTGTGGAATTTCTCCTTTTACTTTTGATGTTCCAATATTTCATAGATTTATCAGCTTTGTAAATTTGTTACTGCAGCTATCCTGCAAGCCATTTCATGGGTAGCAGTTGCCATCCTTTCCTCATCGGGCATCTCAATATCCACCATGACGTTTTATCTACTGCTTGGAAACTTGGGTGCATCTTTAGCTGAGGTTGCTAATGATGCAATCGTTGCAGAAACAAGTAAACAGCCAACTTCTACAAAAAGAGGCAAAGCTTCATCCTCAGGAGGGCTTCAGTCATTTGTATGGATGGCTTCATCTCTCGGGGGAGTTCTTGGGAACTTGATAGGCGGGATAGCAATTGAAAAATATTCACCCCAAGCTATGTTTCTAGCATTTGGCGTGATTCTGGTCATTCAACTCCTACTAACTATCTCAGTTCGTGAGAGGTCTCTTAACCTTCCGAAAAATCACACTAATAGCGGGATAAAGCAACAACTTGCTGAGCTGGCAAGTGCAGTGCATAAGCCTGAGATTGCTTACCCAATTGCATGGCTATCAGCCTCTTATGCCTTGGTTCCTGTCCTCACTGGAACTATGTTCTTTTACCAAACTCAGGCTTTGGGTATCGATTCAGCGGTTATTGGCATATCCAAGGTTTTTGGACAAGCAGGAATGCTTTTGTGGAGTGCCATTTACAATAAAAGCTTGAAATCCTCATCACCAAGAAAAGTTATCACAGGCATTCAGGTTACAATGGCTGTTTTCATGGTTTCTGATGTGTTGTTTGTAAATAAGTTTTACCAAAAAATGGGTGTTCCAGATTCCTTGTATGTTGTAGTATTTTCTGGGCTATTGGAAGTTCTCTTGTTCTTCAAAATTCTGCCATTCAGTATTTTGATTGCGCAGCTCTGCCCGCCAGGCTGTGAGGGGTCTCTAATGGCGTTTGTGATGTCAGCCATTGCCCTTGCGATGATTGTTGGTGGATATCTTGGCGTGGCACTTGCATCATTTGTGGGGGTTACTGGGAGCGATTTCTCAGGACTTCCTCGTGGTCTTTTGATACAGGCTGCGTGCACGTTGATTCCTCTGCTGTGCTCTTCATGGATGCCGGATAACATGAAACCCAAAGTCACCAAGAAGGATGCATAGATATTATTTGAGTAGGGAGTATCATTTTTCAGCTAAAGCAGGATTCAGGTACAAACGACAAAGTTAGTTTTTGCTCagtgtagtttttttttttttgttcaatgtGGAATAAACAAATTACTCATTGAGTTGGTTGCACTCCTTTTATTATGAAGCAATTCCCAACTTGTGTTTTATTACGGATAATAGAAAACAACCTCTCAATTTGTTAGCATAGTGTTTGTAAACATGTATTATTATTTATTAGTCGATATTTGTTGATCATTTGACAACATCCTGGAAGAAATTTCAGCATCTTATattttctcattttgagtcatCATTTAAGCTAGATAGTAGTAATTCCTCGGATGGAatatgtagacatctcggaaaaccaatttggatttatgcccgggagatcgactatggatgcgatttttatcatgagacagttgatggaataccatcgggacaagaagaaggatttgcatatggtttttattgacttggaaaaggcatatgatagggtaccaagagaagtactttggtgggctttggcgagaaagggtgtgtcgcgaaaatatattgacctcataaaggacatgtatgagggggctagtgcaagtgttcgcactaatgttgggagaacggaagaattccctattaccatcggggtgcatcaaggttccgcacttagtccttttctctttgctatagttatggatgagttgacaagggatattcaggacgacatcccttggtgtatgatgtttgctgatgatattgtgttgattgatgagacaaaagagggggtggagagaaagttggaattgtggaggcagactttagagactcgtgggttggTGCCGAgggagtaagaccgagtatttgaggtgtcggttcactaaggtggcggggttgagatcgacggaggcggggagtattattttcgatgggaatgttgttgagggttggatttctttggatatctaggatctattattcaaaaa
The Silene latifolia isolate original U9 population unplaced genomic scaffold, ASM4854445v1 scaffold_693, whole genome shotgun sequence genome window above contains:
- the LOC141639990 gene encoding putative folate-biopterin transporter 7 encodes the protein MAGKSNEIIKSESEMKMKWLLGMGYWVQGFRCFPWLAVNFFLKDGLHVDSSTLQILQNSANLPMVAKPFYGVLSDSLYLFGQHRLPYIALGAILQAISWVAVAILSSSGISISTMTFYLLLGNLGASLAEVANDAIVAETSKQPTSTKRGKASSSGGLQSFVWMASSLGGVLGNLIGGIAIEKYSPQAMFLAFGVILVIQLLLTISVRERSLNLPKNHTNSGIKQQLAELASAVHKPEIAYPIAWLSASYALVPVLTGTMFFYQTQALGIDSAVIGISKVFGQAGMLLWSAIYNKSLKSSSPRKVITGIQVTMAVFMVSDVLFVNKFYQKMGVPDSLYVVVFSGLLEVLLFFKILPFSILIAQLCPPGCEGSLMAFVMSAIALAMIVGGYLGVALASFVGVTGSDFSGLPRGLLIQAACTLIPLLCSSWMPDNMKPKVTKKDA